In the genome of Malania oleifera isolate guangnan ecotype guangnan chromosome 5, ASM2987363v1, whole genome shotgun sequence, the window ACATAGGAAATATCACCCCATAAATTTGAGGAGTTTGATCCAGACACAAATTGACCATGAACCTCATCTATACATAATCCTCCATCACAATCAAAATCACCGTCTGGGGCGCACACATCATCCAATGCATCACCCAATTTATTCTTCTCCTTAATGGGATTTTCCTGGCAACCATCTTTATTGAATCTATCTTGAACCTGTGAACTGATTTGTCAAAGTCCATTCTTTTATGCATTTACACACGTGGTGCTCACATTAGTCTGCCTTACTTGTACTCTACCGTGCAGGAAGCCATTCTTGTTCAACATACTTAGCTCTCTCTTGCTTATATGACCCAGTCTCATATattagaaagataagaaaacagcAGCATTTCTGGAACGTGGTGAGATATATAATCTACCTCCAATTTGTAACTCTTCATCACAACTAGAGCACCTTTACTAATTTTCAAAGCTCCATCTTCACCTTTACTGAGTTGCAAACTAGAGCACCTTTATTGACTTTCAACGTACTTGTACTCATTAGTATCAAGGGTACCCTAGAAAATAGTTATTCCTCTTCAAATTAGGGACATGCCTCTCATCACACcgtcaaatattttaattttgatttttcctATTCCAGCAACATTGCAATGAATGTTGTTGCTAATCAACACAATTCCACCATCAACTGATTCATAAGTGGAGAGCCAGTTCCAATTGGGACACATATGGGAGGAACAAGCAGAATCTAAAATTTATTCATGCCGAGGTTAGGTTCCATTGTCACTCACTAAGAGGAACTCCCATCACTATCATCATCCTGCACAATAGCAGCTTCATCACAGTTTTCCTTTTATTGTCTTTTCCTTCATTATGACTCTTTCCCTTTCTGCTTCAAACACTTGGGAGCCTTTTGGTATCACCATCAataattagagaaatgaaaaccaaaagcTAAAAGCCGAAAACcaaaaatcagaaacaaaaactaaaatctACCGCTAGCAGCTTGTTCGGTTagcatttataaaactaatacaaattaaaaacttaattaaaaaatgtgaattttcatttttaaacaaaatatttataaaaatatgattaaaataataaaattacaaataataaacatttaaaaaatcactacaataaaaataaaatttattataattattttacataatttttctactttcaaattttactttacaataaaaattttattggacatgacaattgaaaaatagtaaaagtattttgtaattggctttattattattttttgaaatttatgtattgttttattttaattatatttaaattcataagatcatttaattttgaatgTAATTtagaagtgtataaaatgaataatttaatccaaaaaactatttctggatattaaaatttatggaaacaggttgtcaaaacaataaaaaatcataaaatttggatTGAAGTTTCTTGGCAAACAACTGAAAACCGGCAACAGAAACAAAAAAATGACAATAGAAACAAAGAAGTTTTTATAATCTGTTTATTCACTGTgaagaaatagaaacagaaaacaaaaaacagCAACGATACGAAACAGGCCCTCAGTTTTTAAATGTGCTTTCTTCTTACTCTAGTCGCAAACTAGGTCCTTATGTCTAAAGTTGTTCTGAACTTTTGTTTATTTTCAGTAAAATGCCTTTAGTCCTCAAGCAAACTAAGTCCTCTCGCTGGTCTTTAGAAACATTACCACTCATCTTTTCATCAATCTTATTTTTTGACGTCAAATATGCTTGAACATCTTAAAATGCTCTTCACCCATACAACACAAACCTAAAGTTGGTGTGTGAAGGAAACAGTGAACAGACAGCAACAAGGCTATATCGCCATCCACATATTTTTACATCCATATTTTCCAATTGCGTAACCCATTGCCTTGCATCAGGACAGACGTTAATAGATTTACCTTTGGTAATCTGATGGGAAAGTGCTGCTTGAAACGAAGTTTATTGGTGAGGTTTTTGACTCCAAATTATGCCTCAGAGCAGCAGAAGTATCTTTCAAGACTCCCTGCAAAATTTCATATATGCTACTAAATTTGAGTGAGGGCTTTGCAATTCatcctttcttttatttcttctggcACCTTATCCGTCCTAGTAGAGCATCTTCAGGATACAGCTGAGTCAAGATTGCTTGCTCAATGACTTGCCAGAGAGTGAATTTAGTTTTGCGATTGGGCATGGGAATATCATGCTTTACAGCTACCATCTCAAAAGCCAGAAACCACCAACCGGGactgataccaatttgttatgaACACCCCAAATCAAATGCAACAGTAACATAGATAAACTGTAAAAATGATAAACAACACAAATCAAACACAAAGATTTTCGTGGTTTATCTTTGAGACCTACATCAATGAGTAAGGGAGGAGAGAATTTTCCCTTTGAATTAAATGGAGGTACAGTGAAGTTCAGAATCACTCAAATACTCAAACCCTGATCCCACGCCTAACCTCATGCAAATGAAGAGAAAAATCATCCAAATCTTacaagcattaaaaaaaaaaaaaaaaagactagtTTGTGTTGTGTATTTAATTCATTATGCTCCAAGTTTGGCTCCAACCAGCTTGAGGATAGGAATTGAAGACAAACGCAATGGAACCTCTATCCAAATGGGACTAGCTTAGCTAGCTTGGTTGATGTTTTTTCTTTCCCCTCAGCTGTCTCTCTTTGGTCTGGTGATACTGTCTTTCTTTTCTCACCCTTGGAAAACCGAACCGAAGCCTAAAAGCAGCTTTCCTATTTTTACTGTTGTTGGCAGTCTCAAAACTGCTGTGTGTTTGATACACAGTTTTTCTACAGTTCTCAATTGATTCAAATTTACAGCTGCTCTTTAGACATTGAACGTTTGAGCTGATGCTTTTGATGGAATTTCAGAACAAACAAGTGGTCGGCAGACATTTTTTTTAAGGTATTGGTGGTCTGCAGATGTAATAAGCgtttttgtttgtttgctttccaGGTTGAATCATCCCTATGTGAGACATCAGAGCGAATCAATATGATGAAGTCAGAGTTTGCGACAGTGTCAGAGAAAAATGCGGAGTTGAAAAGGCAGGCCAGGGAATTGAGTGAAAAACTTAGGTTGGCTGAACAGAGAAAAGATCAGGCACAGAAGCAGGTCTTGTTGTTGGGTGAGCAGCATAAAGCTGGGCCTTTTGGTACTGTTAAGGGTTTAAGAACCAACCCAACTGTCATTCCTGATGAATCAGTGAATCCAAGATTAGCAAAAATACTTGAGGAGGTTGCTGTTCAAAAAGAGCTTATAGTTGCTCTGGCAAATTCCAATGTGAAAGCCATGTTGGAGATTTGGTTCGCTAACATAAAGAGAGTGGGTATACCAAATTATTTAGTTATTGCTTTGGATGAAGAGATTGCCAATTTCTGTGAAGCAAATGATGTTCCAGTCTATAAGAGAGACCCAGATGAAGGAATTGATTCCATTGCAAGGACAGGAGGAAACCATGCCGTCTCAGGCTTGAAATTTCGTATCTTGAGAGAGTTTTTGCAGCTTGGTTATAGTGTTCTCCTTTCTGATGTTGATATAGTGTACTTGCAGAACCCTTTTGACTACCTATATCGAGATTCAGATGTGGAGTCTATGACTGATGGCCACAATAATATGACGGCTTATGGGTATAATGATGTCTTTGACGAACCAGCAATGGGTTGGGCTCGATATGCTCACACAATGCGCATATGGGTTTATAACTCTGGCTTCTTTTATATAAGGCCAACAATCCCTTCCATTGAGCTGTTGGATCGTGTTGCTGGTCGGCTTTCTCGGGAGCCACACTCATGGGATCAGGCAGTTTTCAATGAGGAACTGTTTTTCCCTTCACATCCTGGCTATGATGGACTTCATGCTGCAAGGAGAACTATGGATTTTTATCTCTTTATGAACAGCAAGGTCCTTTTCAAGACTGTTAGGAAAGATGCTAGACTGAGCAAGTTCAAACCCGTGATTGTTCATGTAAACTATCACCCTGATAAACTTCCAAGAATGGGAGCTATTGTGGAATTCTATGTGAATGGCAAGCAAGATGCACTGAAAGCATTCCCTGATGGTTCAAGCTGGTAAATCTTGTTTGCACTCATTGAGAATACCATCCTGCATCCTAGGTTCAGAAGGCTTGTAGAATGTTTTTTTGGTCTATTTTGATATGTAGCTCTTTATCGAATTCGTTTTCCATTTTGTACTTTATTAGAATGCTGCTTTGAAGAGATGGAATGTCATGCACATACATTGCTTTACTTTGAGTTGTACAATACTACaatgaaaatgagatttcttgCCACAGAAGTCAGAAAAGGATTGTGCAGTGTGTCAATGTGAGACTCCATCGATGAACTTTTGAGATTGGACATGCTAAACCATCTCTGAGCTCTTGACTTGGATTTATCTATTGACAAGTGGATCGAGAATGGCTTGTAAAACATCCTAATGTTTGGGAGCTTGGATTTCAAGTCTTGGATTTGAATTCGTACACATTTGGAAGAaacttaatacaattttatattatattttatttaaattcacacaatTAAAAATCCAATTCTGGAAATTCATGCTCCGAGGAAGGGTAAAATTTACACCTTGTTTTAGCAATTGGTTTTAAGACCATGGATTTATGATTCCTACAGCATGAAGTGCCAT includes:
- the LOC131154979 gene encoding arabinosyltransferase RRA3-like, with amino-acid sequence MTGGRRDGPLMRNNLQSLRGSRIAAAIAVGIIFGCICAFLYPRGFFVADSSVQSRRPFTKSNSQVESSLCETSERINMMKSEFATVSEKNAELKRQARELSEKLRLAEQRKDQAQKQVLLLGEQHKAGPFGTVKGLRTNPTVIPDESVNPRLAKILEEVAVQKELIVALANSNVKAMLEIWFANIKRVGIPNYLVIALDEEIANFCEANDVPVYKRDPDEGIDSIARTGGNHAVSGLKFRILREFLQLGYSVLLSDVDIVYLQNPFDYLYRDSDVESMTDGHNNMTAYGYNDVFDEPAMGWARYAHTMRIWVYNSGFFYIRPTIPSIELLDRVAGRLSREPHSWDQAVFNEELFFPSHPGYDGLHAARRTMDFYLFMNSKVLFKTVRKDARLSKFKPVIVHVNYHPDKLPRMGAIVEFYVNGKQDALKAFPDGSSW